The following are encoded in a window of Butyrivibrio sp. AE3004 genomic DNA:
- a CDS encoding SPFH domain-containing protein — translation MNENVKEKVLQGHKNGMAIMIVTIAAYAAAILLLVFTAMGLDNPDAFIAGATSDGLNKFLFIFSIIYVSLGWFPLLGLKVLKPGEALVLTLFGKYIGTLKEDGFYFVNPFCTAFNPAADTKLGQSGDIADSKKIAGISISGSDMQVSGNQSKKISLKVMTLSNSRQKVNDFLGNPVEIAVAVMWKVTDTAKAVFAVDNFKEYLSLQSDTAVRNVVKLYPYDITENVDTTGDGMADDGSLRGSTELVAQRIKEEIQSKVTDAGLEIVDARITYLAYAPEIAAAMLQRQQAAAVVDARKLIVDGAVGMVELALERLNEKELVELDEERKAAMVSNLLVVLCGNHDAQPIVNSGSLY, via the coding sequence ATGAATGAAAATGTAAAAGAAAAAGTCTTACAGGGACATAAAAACGGAATGGCAATAATGATTGTAACTATAGCAGCTTATGCAGCAGCCATATTGCTATTGGTATTTACTGCGATGGGGCTTGATAATCCGGATGCATTTATTGCAGGAGCAACATCAGATGGACTGAACAAATTTTTATTCATATTTAGTATCATATATGTTTCACTTGGCTGGTTTCCTTTACTTGGTCTTAAAGTTTTAAAACCGGGCGAAGCACTTGTGCTTACGCTTTTCGGAAAATATATCGGAACTTTAAAAGAGGATGGTTTTTATTTTGTAAATCCTTTCTGCACAGCCTTTAACCCTGCTGCAGACACCAAGCTTGGTCAGAGCGGTGATATTGCCGATAGCAAGAAGATTGCAGGCATTTCAATTTCAGGCTCCGATATGCAGGTTTCCGGTAATCAGTCCAAGAAGATTTCACTTAAGGTTATGACTCTTAGTAACTCAAGACAGAAGGTTAATGATTTTCTTGGAAATCCTGTTGAAATCGCAGTTGCAGTTATGTGGAAGGTTACAGATACAGCAAAGGCTGTGTTTGCAGTTGACAACTTTAAGGAATATTTGTCACTTCAGAGTGATACAGCTGTTAGAAACGTGGTAAAACTCTATCCTTATGATATTACCGAGAATGTTGACACAACAGGTGATGGAATGGCAGATGACGGAAGTCTTCGAGGATCAACAGAGCTCGTGGCTCAGCGCATTAAGGAAGAAATACAGTCCAAGGTTACAGATGCCGGACTGGAAATAGTTGATGCAAGAATCACATACCTTGCTTATGCACCCGAAATTGCAGCAGCGATGCTTCAGAGACAGCAAGCAGCAGCTGTTGTTGATGCCAGAAAGCTCATTGTTGACGGTGCGGTTGGAATGGTTGAGCTTGCACTTGAGAGACTTAACGAAAAAGAACTGGTTGAACTTGATGAAGAGAGGAAGGCAGCTATGGTATCTAATCTTCTCGTAGTCCTTTGCGGTAATCATGACGCGCAGCCCATAGTTAATTCGGGAAGTCTATACTAA
- a CDS encoding CPBP family intramembrane glutamic endopeptidase, whose product METTQYDSKTLLKYLRWVFLIAWVMQVAVWMLYQNGGATAGQLLMSVMMYVPLVVTLISGITLKGMGWKPKIKGNIGILLFSWFVPFILTFAGMALYFAFFPGHFDITGEAVFAAAGENGKAATEAFEAQGISYSEYFLINSLSASLYAPLINMFVAVGEEVGWRGYMNPVLKEKFGRSKGVIIGGIIWGIWHWPLIAFIGYEYGTEYIGFPVVGMLVFCLYTVLLGIIHDWVYEKSKCIWFPAILHGSINAAATLPIMVSKPDVGAYRLLGPFPNGIIAGLPIIVVGAVIFYFNYRKQKSV is encoded by the coding sequence ATGGAAACTACACAATATGACAGCAAAACTTTATTAAAATACCTTCGCTGGGTATTCCTGATTGCCTGGGTAATGCAGGTTGCTGTATGGATGCTCTATCAGAATGGAGGTGCAACAGCAGGGCAACTTCTTATGTCAGTTATGATGTATGTACCTTTGGTTGTAACGCTTATTTCAGGGATTACTCTGAAGGGAATGGGATGGAAGCCTAAAATTAAGGGAAATATCGGAATACTGCTATTCTCTTGGTTTGTACCCTTTATATTGACTTTTGCAGGTATGGCATTATATTTTGCATTTTTTCCGGGACATTTTGATATTACAGGAGAAGCCGTTTTTGCTGCAGCGGGAGAGAATGGAAAGGCTGCAACTGAAGCCTTTGAGGCACAGGGAATTAGCTATTCGGAATATTTCCTGATCAATTCCCTAAGTGCTTCTTTATATGCACCTCTAATAAATATGTTTGTAGCAGTTGGGGAAGAAGTTGGCTGGCGAGGCTATATGAATCCGGTATTAAAAGAGAAGTTTGGCAGAAGTAAAGGAGTTATAATTGGAGGAATCATCTGGGGAATATGGCACTGGCCTCTCATCGCTTTTATCGGCTACGAGTATGGAACAGAATATATAGGCTTCCCGGTTGTCGGAATGCTGGTATTTTGCTTATATACTGTTTTACTTGGAATTATTCATGACTGGGTTTATGAAAAGAGCAAATGTATTTGGTTTCCTGCAATCCTGCATGGCTCAATAAACGCTGCGGCGACACTTCCAATCATGGTAAGTAAACCCGATGTAGGTGCTTACAGACTCCTGGGGCCTTTCCCAAATGGCATTATTGCAGGACTTCCGATTATTGTAGTAGGTGCGGTGATTTTTTATTTCAATTACAGAAAACAAAAATCGGTATAA
- a CDS encoding PTS ascorbate transporter subunit IIC, which produces MAEKKQVPLRLSAKLYDAIAAWAEDDFRSVNGQIEYLLTECVKQRKKDGKYVSEHLDEPPEFDIK; this is translated from the coding sequence ATGGCTGAGAAAAAGCAGGTTCCGCTTCGCCTGAGCGCCAAGTTGTATGATGCCATTGCTGCCTGGGCTGAAGACGACTTTCGCTCGGTGAACGGACAGATAGAATATCTTTTGACTGAATGTGTTAAGCAGAGAAAGAAGGACGGCAAGTATGTTTCAGAGCATCTTGACGAGCCACCGGAATTTGATATTAAGTGA
- a CDS encoding YdcF family protein, translating into MIYSISIYLVGSGTFSFVIWIAGAAFFAVAFFFSGNERWMKVPGGFRKICYCLIALVFVVLITCVIAMLSHFSDKGEDNLDYIVVLGAQMRDSGPSIVFKYRLDAAYEYLEKNPGTICIVSGGQGPNESISEGEGGKTYLANKGLDPERIIAETKAIDTTENIAFSMNIIDGRDQNVDKTKKIGIVTNNFHVFRGVHIAKKQTTADIYGIAAYTEPWYLPNNMVRESFGIIRDLPLLY; encoded by the coding sequence ATGATTTATTCAATAAGCATTTATCTGGTAGGAAGCGGGACATTCTCCTTCGTGATATGGATAGCAGGTGCAGCGTTTTTTGCGGTAGCTTTTTTCTTCTCTGGAAACGAAAGATGGATGAAAGTGCCGGGAGGATTCAGAAAAATCTGCTATTGTCTGATTGCACTTGTATTTGTGGTTTTGATTACATGCGTTATTGCAATGCTTAGTCATTTTAGCGATAAGGGAGAAGATAATCTTGATTATATTGTGGTTTTAGGTGCTCAGATGAGAGATTCAGGGCCAAGTATTGTATTTAAATACAGATTGGATGCTGCTTATGAATATCTCGAAAAGAATCCCGGGACAATCTGCATTGTTTCAGGTGGGCAGGGACCTAATGAATCCATAAGTGAAGGTGAGGGCGGGAAGACTTACCTCGCTAATAAAGGATTAGATCCGGAGCGCATTATCGCAGAGACTAAAGCAATTGATACTACAGAGAATATTGCATTTTCCATGAATATCATCGATGGAAGAGATCAGAATGTGGACAAAACTAAAAAAATAGGCATTGTAACAAACAATTTTCATGTTTTTAGAGGTGTGCATATTGCAAAGAAGCAGACCACAGCTGATATTTACGGTATAGCTGCATATACTGAGCCATGGTATCTTCCTAATAATATGGTCAGGGAATCCTTCGGAATTATCAGGGATTTACCGCTTTTGTATTAG
- a CDS encoding ABC-F family ATP-binding cassette domain-containing protein — protein MNILNVENVSKTYMSKPVLSDVSVGINDTDKIGIVGTNGTGKSTLLSIIAGVTAPDSGRVVISNGLRISYLPQNPVFDMKKTLLENITGKIYAGNDHWDKMGEIKATLAKFGIDDPECNPEILSGGQKKRAALVAAIMTPCDLLILDEPTNHLDSEMIEYLEDFLKHFRGALLMITHDRYFLDEVTEQILEIDKSNVYRYEANYSGFLELKQQRMDYEQAAERKAATLYRKDLAWMLRGARARSTKQKAHIQRFEALRDRQRPEEERQVELSSLPTRMGNKTIILEGISKSYGEKILFKDFSYTFNKLDRVGIIGPNGCGKSTLLKCIIGSVAPDTGSVEIGQTIKIGYFGQENEALDEGKRVIDYIKDTAEFIRTKEGLVSASVMCDRFLFSPDMQYAPIAKLSGGEKRRLYLLKVLMEQPNVIILDEPTNDLDIQTLRILEDYLDSFAGIIITVSHDRYFLDRVVTRIFSFEPGGILQQSEGGYSDYVIHKKASGVSEEQSADNKAGKSQVKEEDKGSKGKYRAPREKTKLSYMEQKEYDNIESEIEKLEERSAELETEIAKAATDFPKLMELSKEKEEIDAEIERKMDRYVELQELVDSFSK, from the coding sequence ATGAATATTTTAAATGTTGAAAATGTATCAAAGACATATATGTCCAAGCCGGTTCTGAGTGATGTTTCGGTGGGGATAAATGATACAGATAAAATAGGTATAGTAGGTACCAACGGAACCGGTAAATCAACGCTTCTTTCGATAATTGCGGGGGTGACTGCTCCGGATAGCGGAAGGGTTGTAATAAGTAACGGACTTCGTATTTCATATCTTCCGCAGAATCCTGTGTTTGATATGAAGAAAACACTTCTTGAAAACATAACCGGAAAAATCTATGCGGGAAACGATCACTGGGATAAAATGGGCGAAATAAAGGCAACTCTTGCCAAATTTGGGATTGATGATCCGGAGTGTAATCCTGAGATTTTATCGGGCGGGCAAAAGAAAAGAGCAGCCCTTGTGGCAGCCATAATGACTCCCTGCGATCTTTTGATATTGGATGAGCCTACAAACCACCTTGATTCGGAAATGATTGAGTATCTGGAGGATTTTCTTAAGCATTTCAGAGGCGCGCTTCTGATGATCACTCATGACAGATATTTCCTTGATGAAGTAACAGAACAGATTCTGGAGATAGATAAGAGTAATGTTTACCGATATGAGGCTAATTATTCGGGCTTTTTGGAATTGAAACAGCAGCGAATGGACTATGAGCAGGCTGCGGAGAGAAAAGCAGCTACTCTTTACAGAAAAGACCTTGCCTGGATGCTCAGAGGCGCAAGGGCACGTTCCACAAAACAGAAGGCCCATATTCAGCGTTTTGAGGCCCTTAGAGACAGGCAACGGCCGGAAGAGGAACGACAGGTAGAGCTAAGCTCTTTACCCACCAGAATGGGCAATAAAACGATTATTCTTGAGGGTATATCCAAAAGCTATGGAGAGAAAATTCTTTTTAAAGATTTTTCCTATACATTCAATAAGCTGGACAGAGTGGGAATTATCGGTCCAAACGGCTGCGGAAAATCGACACTTTTGAAATGTATTATCGGATCGGTGGCACCGGATACAGGCTCTGTGGAGATTGGACAGACAATAAAAATCGGGTATTTCGGCCAGGAAAATGAGGCCTTGGACGAAGGAAAAAGAGTAATTGATTATATAAAGGATACTGCGGAGTTTATCAGAACGAAGGAAGGGCTTGTATCTGCCTCCGTAATGTGCGACAGATTCCTTTTTAGCCCGGATATGCAGTATGCACCTATAGCCAAGCTCTCAGGTGGTGAAAAGAGAAGACTGTATCTGCTGAAGGTGCTTATGGAGCAGCCCAATGTTATTATCCTTGACGAGCCTACAAACGATCTGGATATCCAGACATTGAGAATTCTGGAGGATTATCTGGATAGCTTTGCGGGAATTATCATAACGGTAAGTCATGACAGATATTTTCTTGACAGGGTTGTTACCAGAATTTTCTCTTTTGAACCCGGTGGTATTTTGCAGCAAAGCGAGGGCGGTTATTCCGACTATGTGATCCATAAAAAGGCATCAGGAGTTTCTGAAGAGCAGAGTGCTGATAATAAAGCCGGAAAATCCCAGGTGAAGGAGGAGGATAAAGGCTCTAAGGGCAAATATCGTGCGCCAAGGGAAAAAACAAAGCTTTCTTATATGGAACAAAAAGAGTATGACAATATAGAGTCAGAAATTGAAAAGCTGGAGGAGCGCAGTGCGGAACTGGAAACAGAAATAGCTAAGGCAGCGACTGATTTCCCAAAGCTTATGGAACTTAGTAAAGAAAAAGAAGAAATTGATGCTGAAATTGAAAGAAAAATGGACAGATATGTTGAACTGCAGGAATTAGTGGACAGTTTCAGTAAATAA
- a CDS encoding Ig-like domain-containing protein, with protein MGLNIYRYAEYGIFLHSGFYYATVATVNGGLVTPVGAGNATITAKAGPAAVTCNVTVPAATISQTSADLTIGGTVQLSVNNLNNVSWSSSDQKVATVDNGLVKAVDEGTATITASAGSVRLTCTVTVKDDTVINQPAIQYSTVIRKASKGSEMIEEELTKATVKFNGFPKKVSHLKKINRGDGKGNAENGQQDGKYLTVACLMSALAAYSEGRDADGKAMMDYLMISPSVSAQNVGGSGNLSYYFGYDDKKTKLPWAFFDGSTPANKYTPNQPYTITLEEYPYAPVAWTSYGPLYLEKLQFHTDDHPCLKNNSTVAVYQDPKDKQWYLSPNPGDWGFVISTASIY; from the coding sequence TTGGGTTTAAATATTTACCGCTATGCAGAATATGGCATTTTTCTGCATAGCGGTTTTTATTATGCAACTGTTGCAACAGTAAATGGTGGTCTTGTAACACCTGTAGGAGCGGGAAATGCAACTATTACAGCTAAGGCAGGACCTGCAGCGGTTACCTGTAACGTAACCGTTCCCGCAGCCACAATCAGCCAGACGTCTGCTGATCTTACAATTGGAGGAACTGTTCAGCTTTCAGTAAACAATTTAAATAACGTTTCCTGGAGTTCTTCAGACCAAAAGGTTGCTACAGTAGATAATGGGCTTGTAAAGGCCGTTGATGAAGGAACAGCAACAATTACTGCATCAGCAGGTTCTGTAAGGCTTACCTGCACAGTAACAGTTAAGGATGACACAGTAATCAATCAACCCGCAATACAGTATTCAACAGTTATAAGAAAAGCATCCAAGGGTTCGGAAATGATAGAGGAAGAACTGACTAAGGCGACTGTTAAATTTAACGGATTCCCTAAGAAGGTAAGTCATCTCAAAAAAATAAATCGTGGTGATGGAAAAGGTAATGCTGAGAATGGACAACAGGATGGAAAATATTTAACCGTTGCATGCTTGATGTCAGCCCTTGCTGCATATTCAGAGGGTCGAGATGCTGATGGTAAGGCGATGATGGATTACCTTATGATATCACCTTCTGTTTCAGCGCAAAATGTTGGCGGTTCGGGAAATCTCTCATATTATTTTGGATATGATGATAAGAAGACAAAGCTTCCATGGGCATTTTTTGACGGCTCAACACCGGCAAACAAATATACACCTAACCAGCCATATACAATTACCCTTGAAGAGTATCCTTATGCGCCTGTAGCATGGACATCCTATGGACCTTTATATCTTGAAAAGCTCCAGTTCCATACGGATGATCATCCGTGCCTTAAGAATAACTCCACAGTAGCTGTATATCAGGATCCTAAGGATAAACAGTGGTATCTGTCACCGAACCCCGGTGACTGGGGATTTGTTATATCCACAGCTAGTATTTATTAA
- a CDS encoding cysteine hydrolase family protein, translating to MRVLVVIDMQEKYLGDYDGNLLTNVNHTIKIAHEDEEIPIVYVKNIGLTGKKAGYDFSDELLLVSNLIYEKKYPSAFSSKEFSKKLESLKATELEIVGVDGSACVAKTAMDAAKLGYKTEVVKDCVGARNDRLYEKTLKKLADAGVAII from the coding sequence ATGAGAGTATTGGTTGTTATTGATATGCAGGAGAAATATCTTGGAGATTACGATGGCAATCTTCTTACTAATGTTAACCATACGATAAAGATTGCGCATGAGGACGAGGAAATTCCCATCGTTTATGTGAAGAATATCGGATTGACCGGTAAAAAAGCAGGGTATGATTTTTCTGATGAGCTCCTGCTTGTTTCTAACCTTATCTATGAAAAGAAGTATCCGAGTGCATTTTCCTCAAAAGAATTTTCTAAGAAGCTGGAATCGTTAAAGGCAACGGAGCTTGAAATTGTCGGTGTGGACGGAAGCGCCTGCGTTGCAAAAACAGCTATGGATGCAGCAAAGTTGGGATATAAGACAGAGGTCGTTAAAGACTGTGTCGGAGCAAGAAATGACAGGCTGTATGAAAAGACCCTTAAAAAACTTGCGGATGCCGGAGTTGCCATTATATGA
- a CDS encoding Y-family DNA polymerase, whose protein sequence is MNSSSISDNHNCFLIIDLKSFYASVECVDRGLDPMTTLLAVADKERSKGTICLAITPAMKALGIKNRCRIYEIPKHLNYIIAPPRMKRYIDVSADIYGIYLSYVAKEDIHVYSIDESFLDVTTYLELYGLSGHDLALRIMTDIREKLGLRATCGIGTNLYLAKVALDILAKHSPDFIAELTEESFRQRLWTHRPLTDFWKIGPGTQRRLGSLGIYTQGDIAIFPDDLLYKNFGVLAEYLIDHAWGREPCTMQDIKNYRSRSKSLSCGQVLMRDYTYDEALIIVKEMTDELSLNMVAAHVVSSNVSLYIGYSAESFPPTGASTNLQVTTNSYRILLDAYVQLYYRSTRRNIPIRRVGISANSVLDECYEHYSFFVDPEVMEKDRKITQSVNQIKARYGKNAILKGMDLYEAGNTRDRNEFIGGHKAGSTLY, encoded by the coding sequence ATGAACAGTTCTTCTATTTCGGACAATCATAACTGCTTTCTCATTATAGATCTTAAGAGCTTTTATGCCAGTGTAGAATGCGTTGACCGCGGGCTTGACCCTATGACCACACTGCTTGCTGTAGCAGATAAGGAGCGTAGCAAGGGAACCATCTGTCTCGCCATCACCCCCGCCATGAAGGCTCTTGGTATCAAGAATCGCTGCAGAATATATGAGATTCCGAAGCACCTTAACTACATAATCGCCCCACCCCGAATGAAGAGATACATCGACGTATCTGCTGATATCTACGGAATTTACCTTAGTTACGTCGCCAAAGAGGACATACATGTTTATTCCATCGATGAGTCTTTTCTTGATGTGACCACTTATCTGGAGCTTTACGGATTATCCGGGCATGATCTTGCACTCAGGATCATGACTGATATAAGAGAAAAACTGGGTCTGAGGGCTACCTGCGGCATTGGTACAAACCTGTATCTTGCCAAGGTAGCCCTTGATATTCTTGCCAAGCATTCTCCTGACTTTATTGCAGAGCTCACGGAAGAGTCCTTTAGGCAGCGCTTATGGACCCACAGACCTCTTACCGATTTTTGGAAAATAGGTCCGGGAACCCAGAGACGACTCGGATCACTGGGAATATATACACAGGGAGATATCGCCATTTTCCCGGACGATTTATTGTATAAGAACTTCGGAGTACTCGCCGAATATCTTATTGACCATGCCTGGGGAAGGGAACCCTGCACCATGCAGGATATAAAAAATTATCGGAGCAGATCCAAATCCCTCTCCTGCGGTCAGGTCTTAATGCGTGATTACACCTATGACGAAGCCCTTATCATAGTAAAAGAGATGACAGATGAGCTTTCACTTAACATGGTTGCCGCCCATGTAGTCAGCAGTAATGTTTCTCTTTATATAGGCTACAGCGCTGAATCCTTTCCTCCAACAGGTGCAAGTACGAATCTTCAGGTTACTACAAATTCCTATCGGATACTGCTTGATGCTTACGTTCAGCTGTATTACAGGAGTACGAGGCGCAATATTCCCATACGAAGAGTAGGGATCAGCGCTAATTCCGTGCTGGATGAATGTTATGAACATTACAGCTTTTTTGTTGATCCCGAAGTGATGGAAAAGGACAGGAAAATAACACAATCAGTAAATCAGATAAAGGCACGCTATGGAAAAAATGCCATTCTTAAGGGCATGGATTTGTATGAAGCAGGCAATACCAGAGATAGAAATGAATTCATCGGCGGACATAAAGCCGGTTCTACCTTGTATTAG